In the Candidatus Poribacteria bacterium genome, GAAAGTGATTATCGCTAAGCAGTACCTGATTCCACGGCAATTGGACGCGAATGGACTAAAAAAGAAACTTATAAATATAAGAGATACGGCTATTAACAAGGTGGCGAGTGAGTACACCCGCGAGGCAGGTGTCCGGAATTTAGAGCGTGAACTCGGCACGCTCTGCCGGAAAGTTGCGCGCCGCGTCGCCGAAGGGAACACAGAACGAACGAACATTGCAGCGAGAGACGTTCCGTCGTATTTGGGTCCAGCGAAGTTCGATTCTGAAATTGCGGGTCGTAAAGCCGACATCGGTGTCGCAACAGGGCTGTCTGTCACACCCGCGGGTGGTGAAATTCTTTTTATTGAAGTTACCGCTACGAAAAAAACAAATGACCGTGCGGAGCTTCACATTACCGGTCAGATCGGTGATGTCATGCAGGAATCCGTGCAAGCTGCACTCAGTTATGTCAAATCCCAAGCCAATAAACTCAAATTTGATCCAAGTGTATTAGAAGACGATATCCATGTCCATGTGCCTGCTGGCGCGATTCCGAAGGACGGGCCGTCGGCAGGTATTACGATTGCAACCGCCCTCGCCTCCGTTGCCACTCAGAAGCGGATTAGTCCTAAAGTCGCTATGACGGGTGAGGTCACTCTCAGAGGCAGAGTCCTCCCGATTGGCGGCGTAAAGGAAAAAATCCTCGCGGCGAAGCAGGCGGGTATCAAGAAAGTTATTATGCCACAAGGCAATGAAAAACATTTTATTGAAGTGCCTGAGGACATCCAAGCAGGTGTTGAATTTCTATTTGTGGAGCATGTCACCGAAGTTTTCACGGAGGTATTCGCATGAAACGCCTATTGAGAGTATCAGTTGGAAAACAGCACGCTCGCACCTTCTACAGTGCGCAATTTTTTACGTATGCTGTTGTGTTGCTGTTTGCCACTTCATTTGTGGCACAGGCGAACATGACAGGGGGCGGGAGCCTTGATTCCACAACTGTACCCTACTTCCTCAAGGACATCGCGCCTATCCTTGATAAACAAGGATGTTCCGCCGGTATGTGCCACGGAAAATTTGGCGGACAGGGCGGTTTGAATCTGTCTTTGTTGACCTTGAATCCAGAATCGGACTATGAACCGATTGTACACCACAATCGCGGCAGACGTATCAATCTACTTGAACCGGATCGGAGTCTCTTTTTTCTTAAACCTACTGGGCAGGTCCCGCATGAAGGCGATATGCGATTTGAACCGAATTCGGATATCGCATTAACAATTCTGCGATGGATTGAAGCAGGCGCGCCCTTTTCGGATGACGAACCCCGCTTGAGAAAACTGGAAATTGAACCGAGTACTGTTGTCTTATCCGATATTGGAGAGACCGCACGACTCAAGGTCCTCGCCTATTTTTCTGATGGTTCTGTTGAGGATGTGACCGAAAAAGCCGTTTATGAATCTAAGGACGCACCGGTTGCTGAAGTGTCCCCCACTGGTGAGGTGACAAGCGTCCGCTGGGGCGGAACGGCGATTATCGCTCGTTTTTTGGGTGTTGTTGATGCCTCGTTTGTGACAATCCCGCGGGCTTCTGAGATAGACGCGGCTTCGCAAGCAGCCCAATTCACGCCTAATAACTTCATTGATGAATTTGTCCTTGCGAAGCTCAAGAAGCTCAATATCCGTCCCTCCGCGCTAACGACTGATGAGGTCTTTGTTCGTAGGGTCTATCTTGACACAATCGGTAGATTGCCAAGGTCTGATGAGATAAAAGCGTTTCTCGCCGATACCCGTTCTGATAAACGCTCGAAACTTATTGATGCCCTTCTTGAAACGCCTGAATGGGTAGACCTGCGCACGTTAAAATTAGCGGATATGTTGCGGATCCATCCGCGTAGATTGGGAAATGGTGCGTTTGGTGAACGTGGAGCGACCCTCTTTCACGAATGGGTGCGCGGGGCTGTCGCACAAAACAGACCGTATGACGAAGTTGTGCGCGAACTCATCACTGCCCGTGGTAGTACGTATCAACACGGTCCTACAAACTACTACCGCATTGAGCGTCAACCCGCAGGTAGAGCAGAGACAACGGCGCAAGTATTTCTGGGTATCCGGTTGAGTTGTGCGAGATGTCATAAGCATCCATTTGACCAATGGACGACTGATGACTATTGGAATTTCGCTGCCTTTACTGGAAAGGTCGGAATTCGCGGCGGTGAGCTTTACAACGAGCAAGTTGTCTACTATAACCCCACAGGACGCGTTATAAATCAATCTGTTCAGGGCAATCGCGGTGAAGTTGCACAACCGACGTTTCTTGGTGGTGAATCACTTTCTTCAGATTATCAAGGGGATGTCCTGCAAGTCCTGGCAGATTGGATGACCTCCTCGACGAATCCGTACTTCGCCAAAGCAACCGTCAATCGTCTCTGGAGTCAATATTTTGGCAGAGGTATTGTTGATCCGGTTGACGATATGCGAGCGACAACGCCCGCAAGCGTTGAAGGACTTCTCGAAGCGTTGGCGGATGATTTTGTAAAAAGTGGATTTGATACGAAACACATTATCAAGCGAATTCTCAACTCGCGAACCTATCAACTCTCCGCGGCGCCAAATGAGACGAATGAATTAGATGATCGGTTTTTCTCCCGTTTCTATCCACGTCCAATGGTCGCGCAGGTGTTATTGGATGTCTTAAATGATGTTACTGGAACCCAAGAAAAATATGGGCGTTATCCGCTTGGCACGCGTGCTGTGGCACTGCCGCTACCGGTGAGTTCACGTTTCTTGTCGCTTTACGGTCGTTCTGATCGTGAGTTCCTTGGTGATTTGGATCCGAAACTTGAACCGACGCTTACCCAAGCACTCCACATGATTAACTCCAATTACGTCAATAAGAAATTGAGAAGTTCCAGTGGTGCGCTCACGCGTCTGATAAAAGCGAAACCTGATAATCGGGAACTCATTACTGAGTTATATCTCAGCACATTAAGCCGGTTTCCAACGGATACGGAGGTGGAGACTGCTGAGGCGTACATCACAGGAAGCCCGAAGTATCGCACAGGATGCGAAGATCTCCTATGGGCACTCATCTCGTCGCGGTCATTTCTCTTTATCCACTAAGCTATGTGAATTTATGTACCACAAACTGTTAGTTTGTGTGTTGGGTTGGAGGACCCGCAAACTAACGGTTTGCGGTACAATAGAAGTGTCCAATTAATTATGGAATTCACTATAATTTTAACAGCGGGGGTTACAATAATGAGGCACTTGAAA is a window encoding:
- a CDS encoding DUF1549 and DUF1553 domain-containing protein translates to MKRLLRVSVGKQHARTFYSAQFFTYAVVLLFATSFVAQANMTGGGSLDSTTVPYFLKDIAPILDKQGCSAGMCHGKFGGQGGLNLSLLTLNPESDYEPIVHHNRGRRINLLEPDRSLFFLKPTGQVPHEGDMRFEPNSDIALTILRWIEAGAPFSDDEPRLRKLEIEPSTVVLSDIGETARLKVLAYFSDGSVEDVTEKAVYESKDAPVAEVSPTGEVTSVRWGGTAIIARFLGVVDASFVTIPRASEIDAASQAAQFTPNNFIDEFVLAKLKKLNIRPSALTTDEVFVRRVYLDTIGRLPRSDEIKAFLADTRSDKRSKLIDALLETPEWVDLRTLKLADMLRIHPRRLGNGAFGERGATLFHEWVRGAVAQNRPYDEVVRELITARGSTYQHGPTNYYRIERQPAGRAETTAQVFLGIRLSCARCHKHPFDQWTTDDYWNFAAFTGKVGIRGGELYNEQVVYYNPTGRVINQSVQGNRGEVAQPTFLGGESLSSDYQGDVLQVLADWMTSSTNPYFAKATVNRLWSQYFGRGIVDPVDDMRATTPASVEGLLEALADDFVKSGFDTKHIIKRILNSRTYQLSAAPNETNELDDRFFSRFYPRPMVAQVLLDVLNDVTGTQEKYGRYPLGTRAVALPLPVSSRFLSLYGRSDREFLGDLDPKLEPTLTQALHMINSNYVNKKLRSSSGALTRLIKAKPDNRELITELYLSTLSRFPTDTEVETAEAYITGSPKYRTGCEDLLWALISSRSFLFIH